aaagagaagcaAGTGTAAAACGACAAGTAGCTTAAGGTGTTAAAGCTGTATCTAGTTTAGTCTATATTTATCAATTGTAGATGTTAGTTGAGACAGGTGAGAATGTTAGTTACTCTGTAGATTCACACGTGTATAGttggttagttagtttttgGCAGTTACTCTTTATTCTGTTTTCATTTCCTTTAGATGCTTTGATAGTATATAAATCGTGTACAATTCATTGATTGATTAATACAATGGATAAAGTTTTCTTCCCTGTTTTCTGATACGGTATCAGAGCAATTTCCCAAATTTCtctagggtttggggtttgcactttctcacaattttctcaagaaaattTCCTTCTTCTTGCTAAGAAAATTCCTTCTTGCTAAGAAAATTTCTTTTCGTCTTGTCAATAATGGCTTCCGCTGTTGCTACAAATGGTTCTACATCAGAGAGTGCACCTGTTTCTTCTTCGCAGGACTCACTAATGGATGATCCCCTGTTCTTGCACCATGCAGAGAATCCAAGCACAGTTCTTGTCACACAGCCCTTGAGTAGAGGAGAAAACTACTCAGCATGGGCTCGAGCTGTGAGGAAAGCTTTGCTTACCAAGAATAAATTGGGTTTCATTGATGGTACTCTTACTCTCTCTTCGCCATTAGTGTCTTCTCCCTCAGCTATGCAAGCTTGGATCAGATGTGATAACATGGTTGGCACTAGGCTAACTATAATTCAGTCTCACCTAAGCTTCAATCAACCATCATTTATAAAGACACTGCTCTGGAAATTCGGAATGATTTGAGGAATAGGTTTGCTCAAACAAATGGTCCAAGGGTCTTCAATCTTCAAATGGAGATTTCTGAGCTTCATCAAGGTGGGGTGACTATAACAGATTTCTTTACTCAGTTAAAAGCAGTTTGGGATCAATTACAGAATCTGAACCCTTAATGGGATTGAATGAAATCCAAGAAGAATGAAACATTTTCCCAAGTTAGGACCTAAGTTTTGCTAATGGATCCAATTCCCTCTCTTAATAAGGTTTACTCTTTGTTGATTCAAGAAGAAACACAAAGAGTAGTCACTAATCCATCCACTATTAAGGTTGATTCTACGGCTTTAGTTGCTAAAATGCCCAATCTTTGTAACAATCTTATTGGTAATGGTCCTAGTACTAAGGGTAAAGAGAAACCAATTTGTACTCATTGTGGGAAGACTGGTCACACAGCAGATAAATGCTATAGGTTGCATGGTTTTCCCCctggtttcaagttcaagaataAGAAAGCAATGGCTCATCAAGTTTCAATCCCTCAACCACA
The sequence above is drawn from the Castanea sativa cultivar Marrone di Chiusa Pesio chromosome 5, ASM4071231v1 genome and encodes:
- the LOC142634996 gene encoding uncharacterized protein LOC142634996, whose product is MASAVATNGSTSESAPVSSSQDSLMDDPLFLHHAENPSTVLVTQPLSRGENYSAWARAVRKALLTKNKLGFIDVSPKLQSTIIYKDTALEIRNDLRNRFAQTNGPRVFNLQMEISELHQGGVTITDFFTQLKAVWDQLQNLNP